Below is a genomic region from Sinorhizobium meliloti.
GCGCGAGACGACCACGCGCGTGCTCGCCTCGCTCACGCCCCGCGAGGAGCGCGTGCTGCGCATGCGTTTCGGCATCGGCATGAACACCGACCATACGCTGGAAGAAGTCGGCCAGCAGTTCTCGGTTACCCGCGAACGCATCCGGCAGATCGAAGCGAAGGCGCTGCGCAAGCTCAAGCATCCAAGCCGTTCGCGCAAGTTGCGCTCGTTCCTGGACAGCTGATCCCTGGACCTTTTCATCGACGACAAAGCCGGGCCCAGTGCCCGGCTTTGTTATTTCGGCTCTACTCCCGGCGCAAAACCGTACGTCATTTTCCTCGAATTGCTTTATACTTTGCGTCCCGAGGCCGCACATGAATGCGTGAATGCGCGCCGGCCTTTTTCAGATACAGGGCATCTTGAGCGCCTTCGGCCGAAGGCGGGATGCTTTGCGGGAGGTGTGAGATGACGACTTACGTTCTGCTTCTCAATTGGACTGAGCTCGGTATCAGAAATGTGCGCGAGTCCCCGAAGCGGCTCGATGCGGCAAGGAGGCAGCTCGAGGAGATGGGCGGTTCCTTCAAGGACTTCTACCTGACGATGGGCGAACACGACATGGTTGCGATCTGCGAAGCGCCTGACGACGCAGTCGCCGCGCGGTTCGCTATCACGCTCGGCATGAACGGCAATGTGCGTACGCGTACGCTGAAGGCCTTCCCAGAGGCCGCTTACCGCGAACTGATCGGCACGCTCTGATAGAGCGCCTCCGGATCGCCCCTCATCCGCCTGCCGGCACCTTCTCCCCGCAAGCGGGGCGAAGGGGACTCGCGGCGCCTGCCGCATATATTCTCCCCCACAAGGGGGGAGACGACAAGCGGCTTGACCTTCACCTATCCCAAACGATGCCGTCGGCAGACCGTATTGGAAGCGAAAGCCAGGCGGTTTCTCTCCGTGGCAACGGCTCCCGCCAGAGGAGCAGATCCGCATATGCCCTAGCCCGCAAGCGAGGTCGAGGGTTATTCCTCGGGTTAAAGGGGTGAGGGGCAGACCACCTTCGCCTACGCGTAAAAACCGATCCTTAAGATTTACGTCTTATCAACCTCTCTCAAACGAGAGGTTCCGCGATGCGTTGGGTTTTTGTCGTCGTCCTCCTGTTGTTGGCCGGCTGCGGAACGGTGCCGAGAGAAACCCGGAACGCCTGTGCGGTTTTCGAGCAGCGAGATGGTCTTTTCAACAATTGGCGCCGGGCTGCTTATGCGGCAGAGCGCGAATATGGCGTGCCCGTCCCGGTGCTGATGGCGACGATCTATGCGGAGTCCGGCTTCCGCCATAATGCCAGGCCGCCGCGGACGAAGCTCCTCGGCTTCATCCCGTGGACAAGGGTCTCTTCAGCCTACGGCTATTCGCAGGCGCTTGACGGCACCTGGGCGCGCTACCAGGCCGAGACGGGCCGATGGACGGCGCGCCGGTCGGATTTCGGCGACGCGATCCGCTTCATCGCCTGGTATCACAATCAGAGCCACCAGCGGAACGGCATCGCCCTGAACGACACCTACAGGCTCTATATCGCCTATTATCACGGCCACAGCGGCTATGCCCGCGGCAATTGGAGCGATACCGCAAAGGCCGGCGCCAAGAGAGCATCCGGCATGGCCGCGAACTACGCGCGCCAGTTGCGCGGCTGCGGCTCGTGACGCGAGCGGGTGGCGGCAGCCATCAAAATGTCGTTCCCCTGTCGGAACCTGTGCTCTTCGATCGTCCTGGTGATGTCTTTCAACACGTGGAGGAGACGAAAATGGCGTATGTGGACGGTTTTCTCGTTGCAGTACCGACGGCCAACATAGAGGCCTACAAGAAGCTGGCGAGCGCGGCGGGCGCGGTGTGGAAGGAGCATGGCGCGCTCAATTACGTCGAATGCCTCGCAGACGACGTGCCCTATGGCGAACTCACATCATTCCCGCGCGCGGTTCAGGCAAAGGACGACGAGACCGTCGTCTTCTCGTGGATCGTCTACCGGTCGCGTCAGGACCGGGACGCGATCGTCGCCAAGGTAATGGCGGATCCGAGACTCCAGGGCGACGAATGGAAGTCCATCTTCGATGGAAAACGCATGATCTATGGCGGGTTCGAGCCCTTTCTCGAATTATAGGATCGGCGTTGCCGGCTGCTGTACGATCCGCCCATCATGGAGCGAACCGGATGCCGGGCGGGCCCCGTACGTCTCTGGACAAGCGGGGCCACCACAAAGCAGGCGGAGGGGGAATGGCGCAGACCGTCATAACCATATCTACGAAGGGGCAGGGGCTTTACGAGTTCACCGCCGAGGCTGACGGCTTCGTGCGTGCGTCCGGCGTGGCCGAGGGATTGCTCACGGTGTTCGTCCGTCATACTTCCGCTTCGCTGATCATCCAGGAGAACGCAGGGGAATCGCATTTAGCAAATAAGCGGTTGTTTTGTTGCGGCAAATCGATTCTTGGAGTTCTCCGCTGACTTGGAGGTCTCGATGAGTAGATTTGCCGCTTGCTTTGAAGATTTGCCCGATCCGCGCGGTCGCAATGCGCGCCATCCGTTGACGTCGATCCTGTTCATTGCCGTTGCGGCGATTGTCTGCGGTGCGGAAAGCTGTACCGATATGGCCGATTTCGGCGTTGCCAAGAAGAAATGGCTGAAGACAATCGTGCCGCTGCCCTATGGCATTCCCAGCCATGACACCTTCTCCACCGTCTTCCGCCATCTCGATCCGGATGCCTTTGACGCGGCCTTTCGCCGTCTCACGGCGAGCTTTGCGCAGGGTCTCGAAGGGGTGGTAGCGATCGATGGCAAGGCGGTGCGCGGTGCCTACCGGCGCGCCGCCAAGGCCACGCCACTCCACTTCGTCAATGTCTGGGCTGCCGGTCCCGGTCTGGTCATCGGCCAAAAGCTCGCGCCGGGCCGCAATGAGGTGCAAGGGGCTCTCGATGCGCTCGCGCTGCTGGCACTGGAGGGCTCTATCGTCACCGCCGATGCCCTGCATTGCCGGCCCGACACCGCCCGCGCCATCCTCGCTGCCGGCGGCGATTATGCTCTGGCACTGAAGGCCAACCAGCCCGGCCTCTTGGCCCAGGCGCTCGCCCGCATCGAGGACGCCGACCACGTCGAGAGCATCCAGATTGCAGCCGAGACTGCCCATGACCGCACCGAGACACGCCGCGCCAGCGTTGTGGCTGTCGACGATATCAACTTTCCGGGCCTGCAGGCCATCGGCTGCGTCGAGACCACAAGCCGTCATACCAACGGCCATTTGACCAGCCATGTCCGCTACTTCCTGCTCTCCACCACCATGTCGCCGAGCGCGCTGATCGAGGTTGTAAGAACCCATTGGCAAATCGAAAACAAACTGCATTGGGTTCTGGATGTCCACTTCCGCGAGGACGCCGCCAGAAACCGCAAGGACAACGGCCCTCAGAACATTGCCTTCTTGCGCAAGATCGCTCTCAACCTCTTGCGATCTCACCCCGACAAGGCCTCCATCCGCCGGAAAATCAAAAAGGCGGGCTGGGATGACCAATTCCTCACTTCTCTTATCGCTCATATGCGATAGCCCTGCAGGAGAACGCCGATGCGGACGTGAAGCGTGACCTCCATGCCTTCTTCCACCGGCTGGTGCCGCCGTCCTCCGATCCATCGATGAGCTGGGTCGTCCACACCATGGAGGGGCCGGACGACATGCCGGCGCATATCAAGGCGGCACTCACGCAGGTTTCGCTCGGCATTCCCGTCATGCAGGGGCGCCTGGCGCTTGGAACCTGGCAGGGGCTTTATCTGTTCGAACACCGCGACCGGCCGCACCGCCGCGAGATCGTCCTGCATCTCGGCAGCTGACGAGGCGCAGGTCCGGCAGTAACCGTCCGGGCGGACGTTGCCATTTTCTCTTTCCGCGCCGCCCGCGCTCTGCGGTAGAGTGAAGCGGAGGCCAATTCGGAGGAGAGAATGACAGACGCCCAGACGATAGCCAGCCATTTCATCGAAGCTCTGAACGACCGCGACTTTGACACGCTTTCACGCCTCGTCGGCGAGGACGTCGCGTTCGACTCGCTGACCGGGGAGCGGACCCTCGGCGCCGGCGCGCTCAGGAGCTGGGTGATGAATTATTTCCGCCATTTCGACGAGAGCTTCGGCGACGTCGTGTTGATGCGAGACGCCGCCGGTGAGCGCGTGGCGGCGGATACGACCGCGCGCGGCACCTACCGCGAGACGATGGCCGGCTTTCCCGAAGCCTCCGGTCAGGCCTATTCCATTGCGAGCGTCTTCGTCTTCGAGATCGAGGACGGCCTCATTGCGCGCCTCAGCCACTACCGCAATAGCCGCCTCTTCGAGCGGGAGCTCGCGGGTTGAGCCCGATCTAGCCGCTTGACCCAACGGGCTTCCGGACGGAAAACTGTTACAAATTTTTCCTGGAAGTACTCTTTCCTGCCGGATCAATAACTTAGCCTGCCGGAAAGCGCCGGGGGATGAAGCGATTCGTCGCGCGTCAGGGGCGTGATCAACCTGAATACTGCATGAACGGAGGGTTCCGGTGCCGTTCAGTTTGGCCGGCCTATGTTTGCCTCAATCGTCAACCAGAACCGCTTCGTCACACCGGAGAAAAGCAATGAAAAAGTTCCTCGTTAACGCCGCCGTCGCTGCCGTGATCGGATTGACCGGTCTGGTTTCCACGGCCTCGGCTCAGTCGCTCACCCTGGAATTGGGTCCGGGCGGCGGCGTCCACTACCGCGACCACGACCGCCACGACGACTGGCGCGATCGCCGGCACTACGACCGCCGCGACCGTCGCGGTCGCTGTGCACCAGGCCTCGCGGTCGACAAGGCACGCGACCGTGGCCTTCGCCGCGCCTATGTTGCGGATGTGACGGGTCGCCGCGTCGTCGTCGAAGGCCGCCGTCACGGCCACCGCCAGGCGATCGTTTTCGCCAACGCCCGCGGATGCCCGATCATCGGCCGCTGGTAAATCCACGGATTTCCGTCCCGTCTCCCCCGGCCGACGGAAATGGAGCCCTCACGCCCTGGCGTGGGGGCTCTTTGCTTTGCGACCGCGTTACTGATTGACGGCGAAGGTCACGTTGACGGTGACGTTGTAAGCATTTTCGCCGGTCGCCATCGGAACCGAATCGGCGGCGGCAAATTCCTTGGCCATGCTGCGGACCACGGGGATCGGCTCGGGCCGGGAGGGCTGCTCCGCGATCTCGATCACGCGTCCGAGCGAGACCCCCGCCGCCTCGGCCAGAACCTTGGCCTTGTTGATGGCGTCAGCGACCGCGGCCTTGCGGGCTTCCGTGATCACGGCATCCGGCTTGTCGTTGGTGAACTCGATCCCGCCGCCCTGATTGACGCCGAGGGTGACGGACTTGTCGAGGATCTCGCCGAGCTGCCCCAGATCCCGCACGCGCACGCCGACGCCGTTGACGACCTGATAGCCCACCAGTTCCGGCGGCCGATTACCGCCGTCATTGTTCGGCGGATAGTGATACTGGGGATTGATCGAGAAGCCGCTCGTCTGCAGATCGCGCTCGGCGATCCCGGCCTGCTTCAATGCCGAGAGCACGTCTGCCATCGCCTTGTTGTTGGCATCGAGCGCTTCGCGCGCGGTCTTGGCGTCCTTGACGACGCTGAGCTGCAGGATCGCCATGTCCGGAGCGGTCGTCGAGCGGCCCTCGCCGGAGACCTTGATCACCGCCTGACGGCCCCTGACGCCGTCCGGACGCCCCTTGCCATCCCCCTTGCCGGCGGTGCTCTCCTGCGCCGCCGCTGCGGCTGCAAAGGCGCCGGCAAAGGCGGCTGCGACTGCGGCGACATGAACGGTACGGGCAATGCGTGTAGAAAACATGGACGTTTCTCTCCGGTTGTTTATCCTCGATTCCATGCTTACCGATTGTGTAGCTATTGCGGCAATGGCTTGTCGGCAAAAAGGTTTTACGCTAGAGCCTGCACAGCGGACTGCCATTGGTCCGCAACCGCCGGCGACGACGGCAGGGCCTGTAGCTCAATGGTTAGAGCCGGCGGCTCATAACCGCTTGGTTGGGGGTTCGAGTCCCTCCGGGCCCACCAATTTCTTTTGTTTTCAAAGGGTTACGGGGTGGTTTTCTATAGAAGACTAGAAAACTTTGGAAAACTAGAAAACCGAACCACCGGCCCGCCACATGAAACGGCGGGCTTTTTCTATTTCCTCGGCCCGAGCGGGCCGGTTCCGGTATGGCCGTGATAGAACGCCGGAGCAGGAAAGATCTCGTATTCGGCGGTCAATCGCTCGGCCAGCCGCTTTGAGATATCGCGCTTCACGGCATCCCGCCGCGTCGCATCGATCCCGACGAGCACGACGAAATCCTCGACCGGGATATCCCAAATCACTGTCGCCAGAAGTTCCTCGACCACCGCATCGCCGACCGGCTCGCCCTGCCGCCGGAAACCGATCTGCCGCCGGAGCGATTGAACGATGTCGCGGGCAAAGAGCGTGGCGCTATACGGATCGCGGCGGCGGCGTTGGCCTTTGGCGGCGAGACCGTTCAGCACCGGAGGACCGACCATCGCGAAACGGATGAAGATCGCGCTTTCGACATCGTATGAAAATGGCTCGTTCATGCCTCGGCTCTAGCAGCGGGAAGAGGTGAGAGCAATTTAGCGCGGCAGAAAGGGGCTATAGCGGCGCACACGCGCGAAATCTCGGGTTCGGTGGCGTGGTAGTAGCCGGGAAGCCCTTAAAACGCGCTGCGCGCGCCCTTACGAAAATCCGAGCCT
It encodes:
- a CDS encoding GYD domain-containing protein → MTTYVLLLNWTELGIRNVRESPKRLDAARRQLEEMGGSFKDFYLTMGEHDMVAICEAPDDAVAARFAITLGMNGNVRTRTLKAFPEAAYRELIGTL
- a CDS encoding transglycosylase SLT domain-containing protein, whose translation is MRWVFVVVLLLLAGCGTVPRETRNACAVFEQRDGLFNNWRRAAYAAEREYGVPVPVLMATIYAESGFRHNARPPRTKLLGFIPWTRVSSAYGYSQALDGTWARYQAETGRWTARRSDFGDAIRFIAWYHNQSHQRNGIALNDTYRLYIAYYHGHSGYARGNWSDTAKAGAKRASGMAANYARQLRGCGS
- a CDS encoding DUF1428 domain-containing protein, with translation MAYVDGFLVAVPTANIEAYKKLASAAGAVWKEHGALNYVECLADDVPYGELTSFPRAVQAKDDETVVFSWIVYRSRQDRDAIVAKVMADPRLQGDEWKSIFDGKRMIYGGFEPFLEL
- a CDS encoding ISAs1-like element ISRm21 family transposase — its product is MSRFAACFEDLPDPRGRNARHPLTSILFIAVAAIVCGAESCTDMADFGVAKKKWLKTIVPLPYGIPSHDTFSTVFRHLDPDAFDAAFRRLTASFAQGLEGVVAIDGKAVRGAYRRAAKATPLHFVNVWAAGPGLVIGQKLAPGRNEVQGALDALALLALEGSIVTADALHCRPDTARAILAAGGDYALALKANQPGLLAQALARIEDADHVESIQIAAETAHDRTETRRASVVAVDDINFPGLQAIGCVETTSRHTNGHLTSHVRYFLLSTTMSPSALIEVVRTHWQIENKLHWVLDVHFREDAARNRKDNGPQNIAFLRKIALNLLRSHPDKASIRRKIKKAGWDDQFLTSLIAHMR
- a CDS encoding nuclear transport factor 2 family protein yields the protein MTDAQTIASHFIEALNDRDFDTLSRLVGEDVAFDSLTGERTLGAGALRSWVMNYFRHFDESFGDVVLMRDAAGERVAADTTARGTYRETMAGFPEASGQAYSIASVFVFEIEDGLIARLSHYRNSRLFERELAG
- a CDS encoding SIMPL domain-containing protein, which codes for MFSTRIARTVHVAAVAAAFAGAFAAAAAAQESTAGKGDGKGRPDGVRGRQAVIKVSGEGRSTTAPDMAILQLSVVKDAKTAREALDANNKAMADVLSALKQAGIAERDLQTSGFSINPQYHYPPNNDGGNRPPELVGYQVVNGVGVRVRDLGQLGEILDKSVTLGVNQGGGIEFTNDKPDAVITEARKAAVADAINKAKVLAEAAGVSLGRVIEIAEQPSRPEPIPVVRSMAKEFAAADSVPMATGENAYNVTVNVTFAVNQ